A part of Primulina eburnea isolate SZY01 chromosome 10, ASM2296580v1, whole genome shotgun sequence genomic DNA contains:
- the LOC140802810 gene encoding uncharacterized protein produces the protein MIHMISGGATDGDSGRARKAHGKRLENFEISRGADLPQDPVISFGPEDLRGIVTRHNDALVVTTTIANYDVARIFIDNGSSVNVLFKSTLDQMKMGGFEFEPVSTPLYGFSGHAIPPLGQIVLPLSLGTDPWRVKNMIAFTVVDTFSAYNGILGRTALKDFRAVASTYHQKLKFPVGKGVGVLCRDQKVTRRCYEGVVRVEGKRSRVELNMIEKGRSG, from the coding sequence atgattcatatgatctcggggggtGCTACTGATGGGGATTCCGGGCGAGCGCGAAAGGCACATGGGAAGAGGTTggagaattttgaaatatctagGGGTGCAGACTTACCACAAGACCCCGTCATCAGCTTTGGGCCGGAAGACCTCCGAGGCATTGTGACTCGAcataacgatgccttggtggtAACGACCACCATTGCAAATTATGATGTGGCGAGaatatttattgataatggaagctcTGTGAACGTCTTGTTTAAGAGCACGTTGGATCAAATGAAGATGGGAGGATTTGAGTTTGAGCCGGTATCCACCCCACTGTATGGGTTTTCAGGACACGCCATCCCGCCTTTGGGTCAGATTGTGCTTCCCCTATCCCTGGGAACTGATCCTTGGCGGGTAAAAAATATGATAGCGTTCACCGTGGTGGATACTTTTTCAGCGTATAATGGAATTCTAGGACGGACAGCCCTGAAGGATTTCAGAGCCGTAGCTTCCACTTATCATCAGAAGCTTAAGTTTCCTGTAGGAAAAGGAGTTGGGGTCTTGTGCAGGGACCAAAAAGTCACGCGTCGGTGTTATGAAGGGGTAGTGAGGGTGGAGGGAAAAAGATCACGTGTGGAGCTTAACATGATTGAGAAAGGAAGAAGTGGGTAA